Proteins from a single region of Haloplanus sp. GDY1:
- a CDS encoding aconitate hydratase, with translation MGQTLTEKILDDHLVEGDLEPGEEIGIEIDQVLTQDTTGTMVWLQFEALDLDEVQTELAAQYCDHQTYQFDFKNTDDHRFLRSAAGTYGAYFSRPGNGICHNVHKENFAAPGKTMLGSDSHTPTPGGLGELAIGAGGLDVAVAMGGGPYFVEMPEVVNVRLEGELPDWASAKDLILEMLRRLSVKGGVGKVFEYTGPGVESLSVPERTTITNMGTELGATTSIFPTDERTKEYLERQDRGEEFVDLSPDEDAEYADEIVVDLSELEPLISQPSMPDNVVPVREVAGTDVEQVIIGSCTNGGYEDILPAAKMLKGREIQKDLEMIVAPGSKQAGELLAREGWTAEMMAAGVNVSEATCGPCIGIGHVPASDSVSLRTFNRNFEGRSGIEDDSVYLCSPQVAAAAAIKGEIVDPRDLAEELGDLEPPGVELPEKYDGSKADIITPDEAVDDELIKGPNIGDVPLKDPLGADIGGETLLKMPDNITTDHIIPATSDILKFRSNIERLSEFTLSRVDETFAERAKETDHGVLVAGENYGQGSSREHAAMCPMYLGVEAVLAQSFARIHKANLYNFGLLPLTIDQETYDRIEQGDYVEVVDDVAAAVQSGAEEFTIRVNDDWEATAEFDASEREREILAAGGKLTLTKQQYEEDGSGATPADD, from the coding sequence ATGGGACAGACGCTCACAGAGAAGATCCTCGACGACCACCTCGTCGAGGGGGATCTCGAACCCGGCGAGGAGATCGGGATCGAGATCGATCAGGTGCTCACACAGGACACGACCGGCACGATGGTCTGGCTCCAGTTCGAGGCGCTCGACCTCGACGAGGTCCAGACCGAACTCGCCGCGCAGTACTGTGACCACCAGACCTACCAGTTCGACTTCAAGAACACCGACGACCACCGCTTCCTCCGCTCCGCGGCCGGCACGTACGGGGCGTACTTCTCCCGGCCGGGCAACGGCATCTGTCACAACGTCCACAAGGAGAACTTCGCCGCCCCCGGCAAGACGATGCTCGGATCGGACTCCCACACGCCGACGCCCGGCGGCCTGGGCGAACTCGCCATCGGCGCCGGCGGCCTCGACGTCGCCGTCGCGATGGGCGGCGGGCCGTACTTCGTCGAGATGCCGGAGGTCGTGAACGTCCGTCTGGAGGGCGAACTGCCCGACTGGGCGAGCGCGAAGGACCTCATCCTCGAGATGCTGCGTCGCCTCTCGGTCAAGGGCGGCGTCGGCAAGGTGTTCGAGTACACCGGCCCGGGCGTCGAGAGCCTCTCGGTCCCCGAGCGCACCACGATCACGAACATGGGGACGGAACTCGGCGCGACCACCTCCATCTTCCCGACCGACGAGCGGACGAAGGAGTACCTCGAACGCCAGGATCGCGGCGAGGAGTTCGTCGACCTCTCGCCCGACGAGGACGCGGAGTACGCCGACGAAATCGTCGTCGACCTCTCGGAACTCGAACCGCTCATCTCCCAACCCTCGATGCCGGACAACGTCGTGCCGGTCCGCGAGGTGGCGGGCACCGACGTCGAGCAGGTCATCATCGGCTCCTGCACCAACGGCGGCTACGAGGACATCCTCCCCGCGGCGAAGATGCTCAAGGGCCGCGAGATCCAGAAGGACCTCGAGATGATCGTCGCGCCCGGATCGAAGCAGGCCGGCGAACTCCTCGCGCGCGAGGGGTGGACCGCCGAGATGATGGCCGCCGGCGTCAACGTCTCCGAGGCGACGTGTGGCCCCTGCATCGGCATCGGCCACGTCCCCGCCTCCGACTCCGTCTCGCTGCGGACGTTCAACCGCAACTTCGAGGGTCGCTCGGGCATCGAGGACGACTCCGTCTACCTCTGCTCGCCGCAGGTGGCCGCCGCGGCCGCCATCAAGGGCGAGATCGTCGACCCGCGCGACCTGGCCGAGGAACTCGGCGACCTGGAGCCCCCGGGCGTCGAACTCCCCGAGAAGTACGACGGCTCGAAGGCCGACATCATCACCCCCGACGAGGCCGTCGACGACGAACTCATCAAGGGCCCGAACATCGGCGACGTGCCGCTGAAGGACCCGCTGGGCGCCGACATCGGCGGCGAGACGCTGCTGAAGATGCCGGACAACATCACGACCGACCACATCATCCCGGCCACGTCGGACATCCTGAAGTTCCGCTCGAACATCGAGCGGCTCTCGGAGTTCACCCTCTCCCGTGTCGACGAGACGTTCGCGGAACGCGCCAAGGAGACGGACCACGGCGTCCTCGTCGCCGGCGAGAACTACGGGCAGGGCTCCTCCCGCGAACACGCCGCGATGTGTCCGATGTATCTCGGCGTCGAGGCCGTCCTCGCGCAGTCGTTCGCCCGCATCCACAAGGCGAACCTGTACAACTTCGGCCTCCTGCCGCTGACCATCGACCAGGAGACGTACGACCGGATCGAGCAAGGCGACTACGTCGAAGTCGTCGACGACGTCGCCGCGGCCGTCCAGTCCGGCGCGGAAGAGTTCACCATCCGCGTCAACGACGACTGGGAGGCCACCGCCGAGTTCGACGCCTCCGAGCGCGAGCGAGAGATCCTCGCGGCCGGCGGCAAGCTCACCCTGACGAAACAGCAGTACGAAGAGGACGGTAGCGGCGCGACGCCCGCCGACGACTAG
- a CDS encoding ABC transporter permease: MTVIDPLDFPALRLAWLNLWRNKLRTGLATLGIVIGVIAIAAIGITGTALQYGATQELGGLSNTVTVFPGEENEEGVITDAQVDSIERVATGAVVAPQRTETMEVASRSERRQVNVQAVSRPAALYDAAEGTIPSPMRSGALLNAEIAAELGVELGQTVSIGGRSYRVIAILDEQGGFGQGVSVVVPLDDVDMVGYDQVTVVAADGEDAQRLAEEIPAEVNQREEVVGTFTPADIQESVSGFFATLNAALLGVGSISLLVAGVSILNVMLMSVIERQAEIGVFRAVGIRRREVMRMIVAEAALLGVVGGAVGVALSTLIGYIVTGQLTGQPMLVFQPRNLEFLALGFGFAVAASTLSGLYPAWKASTANPVEVLRG, encoded by the coding sequence GTGACCGTGATCGATCCGCTGGACTTCCCGGCGCTCCGGCTGGCGTGGCTCAACCTCTGGCGGAACAAGCTCCGGACCGGGCTGGCGACCCTGGGCATCGTCATCGGCGTCATCGCCATCGCGGCCATCGGCATCACGGGGACGGCGCTCCAGTACGGCGCCACGCAGGAACTCGGCGGGCTCTCGAACACCGTCACGGTGTTCCCGGGCGAGGAGAACGAGGAAGGGGTCATCACCGACGCACAGGTCGACTCGATAGAGCGGGTGGCGACCGGCGCCGTGGTCGCCCCGCAGCGCACCGAGACGATGGAGGTGGCCTCCCGCTCGGAGCGCCGGCAGGTGAACGTCCAGGCCGTCTCCCGGCCCGCGGCGCTCTACGACGCCGCCGAGGGGACCATCCCCTCGCCGATGCGGAGCGGCGCCCTCCTCAACGCCGAAATCGCGGCGGAACTCGGGGTGGAACTCGGCCAGACCGTCTCCATCGGCGGCCGCTCCTACCGCGTCATCGCCATCCTCGACGAACAGGGCGGGTTCGGACAGGGCGTCTCCGTGGTCGTCCCGCTCGACGACGTCGACATGGTCGGCTACGATCAGGTGACCGTGGTCGCGGCGGACGGCGAGGACGCCCAGCGACTCGCCGAGGAGATTCCGGCGGAGGTGAACCAGCGCGAGGAGGTGGTCGGTACCTTCACGCCCGCGGACATCCAGGAGAGCGTCAGCGGCTTCTTCGCCACGCTCAACGCCGCCCTGCTCGGCGTCGGCTCCATCTCCCTGCTCGTCGCCGGCGTCAGCATCCTGAACGTCATGTTGATGAGCGTGATCGAGCGCCAGGCCGAAATCGGCGTGTTCCGCGCCGTCGGCATCCGGCGCCGGGAGGTGATGCGGATGATCGTCGCCGAGGCCGCCCTGCTCGGCGTCGTCGGCGGCGCCGTCGGCGTCGCCCTGTCGACGCTGATCGGCTACATCGTCACCGGACAGCTCACCGGCCAGCCGATGCTCGTCTTCCAGCCCCGCAACCTCGAGTTCCTCGCGCTCGGCTTCGGCTTCGCGGTGGCCGCGAGCACGCTCAGCGGCCTCTATCCCGCCTGGAAGGCGTCGACGGCCAACCCGGTCGAGGTGCTGCGGGGATAG
- a CDS encoding DUF502 domain-containing protein, producing the protein MSSGPPGRSERLASAAKETGGSFYDRARQTLLTGVAITIPLVVTLYILTIALNFVSSALDPFITVLQWFGIIEEFERVRFISLLIELGIYGFVVDFFTELVALIVLFLLVAAVGTVGRHHYGERVIDYVDLAITSVPGVGTVYKSFRRMGDVMLDEGGENFQEIKLIQCFEEDIYVLGFKTSDSPKTIENSTGHDDMVSMFLPLAPNPVTGGLLTYVPESQVYDIDMTVEEGVRSILTSGVATGEGAQEPTQLTMDDLRKVTDLQGLGDAIRTDEGEDGESTGEGK; encoded by the coding sequence ATGTCCTCCGGTCCCCCCGGTCGGTCGGAACGGCTCGCCTCCGCCGCGAAGGAGACTGGCGGATCGTTCTACGACCGGGCGCGGCAGACCTTGCTGACGGGCGTCGCCATCACGATTCCGCTGGTCGTCACGCTGTACATCCTCACCATCGCCCTCAACTTCGTCTCCAGTGCGCTCGACCCCTTCATCACCGTGTTGCAGTGGTTCGGGATCATCGAGGAGTTCGAGCGGGTTCGCTTCATCAGCCTCCTGATCGAACTCGGGATCTACGGCTTCGTCGTCGACTTCTTCACCGAACTCGTCGCGCTGATCGTCCTCTTTCTGCTCGTCGCGGCCGTCGGGACGGTCGGCCGCCACCACTACGGCGAGCGGGTCATCGACTACGTCGACCTCGCCATCACGTCGGTTCCCGGCGTGGGAACGGTGTACAAGAGCTTCCGGCGGATGGGCGACGTGATGCTCGACGAGGGGGGCGAGAACTTCCAGGAGATCAAGCTCATCCAGTGTTTCGAGGAGGACATCTACGTCCTCGGGTTCAAGACGAGCGACTCCCCGAAGACGATCGAGAACTCGACCGGCCACGACGACATGGTGTCGATGTTCCTCCCGCTGGCGCCCAACCCGGTCACCGGCGGCCTGCTCACCTACGTCCCCGAAAGCCAGGTCTACGACATCGACATGACGGTCGAGGAGGGGGTCCGGAGCATCCTGACGAGCGGCGTCGCCACCGGCGAGGGCGCCCAGGAGCCGACACAGCTCACCATGGACGACCTCAGGAAGGTCACCGACCTCCAGGGCCTCGGCGACGCGATCCGAACCGACGAGGGCGAGGACGGGGAGTCGACGGGGGAGGGGAAGTGA
- a CDS encoding DUF5809 family protein: MEREGVFDPETLAAAREAYESVGPAAQTAVRETATAMDFDREEYEDRVTSDVVETARDAIFASLLVVRVGDRDEFESWREDAAVEVTVLGSPDVERVVWHVAPFADGAVAATFQAERDAAVATLRRQAFGRLYRDRL, from the coding sequence ATGGAGAGGGAGGGAGTCTTCGATCCCGAGACGCTCGCGGCGGCCCGCGAGGCCTACGAATCGGTCGGTCCGGCGGCCCAGACGGCCGTCCGCGAGACGGCGACGGCGATGGACTTCGACCGCGAGGAGTACGAGGACCGCGTGACGAGCGACGTGGTGGAGACGGCCCGGGACGCCATCTTCGCCTCGCTGCTCGTCGTCCGGGTCGGCGACCGCGACGAGTTCGAGTCCTGGCGCGAGGACGCCGCCGTCGAGGTGACGGTGCTGGGTAGCCCGGACGTCGAGCGGGTTGTCTGGCACGTCGCACCGTTCGCGGACGGCGCCGTCGCCGCGACGTTCCAGGCGGAGCGGGACGCGGCGGTCGCCACCCTCCGTCGGCAGGCGTTCGGACGGCTCTACCGCGACCGGCTGTAG
- a CDS encoding NUDIX hydrolase, whose amino-acid sequence MTDGEWSVIESVTEYETGWYTGGYDLVEQPDGSTKRYYWAELPPAVVIVAVVDGEVLLVEQFRPAIRETHLELPAGIVESGESFSTAGARELREETGFEPDSTALLQEFWTCTGVLRHRRGVVFAEGLTPADRDLDGNEFLTPRPVPVADALDVARRQPANDATIEGLLLAREEGLL is encoded by the coding sequence GTGACCGACGGCGAGTGGTCGGTGATCGAGTCGGTGACCGAGTACGAGACCGGCTGGTACACCGGCGGCTACGACCTCGTGGAACAGCCGGACGGGTCGACCAAGCGGTACTACTGGGCGGAACTCCCGCCGGCCGTGGTGATCGTCGCGGTCGTCGACGGGGAGGTCCTCCTCGTCGAGCAGTTCCGGCCGGCGATCCGCGAGACCCACCTCGAACTCCCCGCGGGCATCGTCGAGTCCGGCGAGTCGTTCTCGACGGCCGGGGCGCGCGAACTCCGCGAGGAGACGGGCTTCGAGCCCGACTCGACCGCGCTCCTGCAGGAGTTCTGGACGTGTACCGGCGTCCTCCGCCACCGCCGCGGCGTCGTCTTCGCCGAGGGGTTGACGCCGGCGGACCGCGACCTGGACGGCAACGAGTTCCTCACGCCACGCCCGGTCCCGGTCGCGGACGCCCTCGACGTGGCGCGCCGACAACCCGCCAACGACGCCACCATCGAGGGGCTGTTGCTGGCTCGCGAGGAGGGCCTGCTGTAG
- a CDS encoding deoxyuridine 5'-triphosphate nucleotidohydrolase codes for MFRAGSFVAEHVSPVAPEQVQPNGVDLTADAVFETAGGRIGRDGKRIGDREPVDPDADAGAWSLPPGGYVLRYGERVRIPEGHVGFVYPRSSLMRNAAMLHTAVWDAGYEGRGEGLLAVHAGIEIEPDARVAQLVLAEATHDGTYDGSYQGENVE; via the coding sequence ATGTTCCGCGCCGGATCGTTCGTCGCCGAACACGTGAGCCCCGTCGCCCCCGAACAGGTCCAGCCGAACGGCGTCGACCTGACCGCCGACGCCGTCTTCGAGACGGCCGGCGGCCGGATCGGGCGCGACGGCAAGCGAATCGGGGATCGCGAGCCCGTCGACCCCGACGCGGACGCCGGGGCGTGGAGCCTCCCCCCGGGTGGGTACGTCCTCCGCTACGGCGAGCGGGTGCGGATCCCCGAGGGACACGTCGGCTTCGTCTACCCCCGGTCGTCGCTCATGCGCAACGCCGCCATGCTCCACACGGCCGTCTGGGACGCCGGTTACGAGGGCCGGGGCGAGGGACTGCTGGCCGTCCACGCGGGGATCGAGATCGAGCCCGACGCCCGGGTGGCCCAGCTCGTCCTCGCGGAGGCGACCCACGACGGGACCTACGACGGGAGCTACCAGGGCGAGAACGTCGAGTGA
- a CDS encoding DUF7119 family protein, whose translation MSDDPDAPDRPADRESPVGEPVVRADPSVTGERAEEAVGFDPDDPESVRLAADVVRSFSENTVGSEDHVYMLRGAAACAALVRGVGSYKTAAERAGGDVSVAFIRKWARVHDLPQAIRRHVARGTIAPTAAKHIARVSGDDRYALAWATLEHDLTVREIRRLASEVSDGRTVEAALDDRGLTFGRIDLTLPPDQYIELRRRASVENRDPDDLVAEALSAYLDVSDSSHG comes from the coding sequence ATGAGCGACGACCCCGATGCGCCCGACCGGCCGGCCGACCGGGAGTCACCGGTGGGCGAACCGGTCGTCCGAGCCGATCCGTCGGTGACGGGGGAGCGGGCCGAGGAGGCCGTCGGCTTCGACCCGGACGACCCCGAGAGCGTGCGACTCGCCGCGGACGTGGTGCGCTCCTTCTCGGAGAACACGGTCGGCTCCGAGGATCACGTCTACATGCTCCGCGGGGCGGCGGCGTGTGCCGCGCTGGTTCGCGGCGTCGGGTCGTACAAGACCGCCGCGGAGCGCGCCGGCGGCGACGTGTCCGTCGCCTTCATCCGGAAGTGGGCGCGGGTCCACGACCTGCCACAGGCGATCCGTCGGCACGTCGCCCGCGGCACCATCGCACCGACGGCGGCGAAACACATCGCCCGCGTCTCGGGCGACGACCGCTACGCGCTGGCGTGGGCGACGCTCGAACACGACCTCACCGTCCGGGAGATCCGTCGCCTCGCGAGCGAGGTGAGCGACGGGCGGACCGTCGAGGCGGCCCTCGACGACCGCGGCCTCACCTTCGGCCGGATCGACCTGACCCTGCCGCCGGATCAGTACATCGAACTCCGGCGGCGGGCGTCGGTCGAGAACCGCGACCCCGACGACCTGGTGGCCGAAGCCCTGTCGGCGTATCTGGACGTGTCGGATTCCTCCCACGGCTAA
- the rimI gene encoding ribosomal protein S18-alanine N-acetyltransferase, which translates to MAVPTEPADVTVRGVEESDLGSVVRIERAAFGQPWPYTAFERFLDEPAFLVAIRDRDGADGPGRDGDVVGYVVGDVTPSFGRDVGHVKDLAVAESARGRGIGRSLLVRALVSLAIEGAKLVKLEVRESNAAAQSLYRDVGFETARRVDRYYRDGEDALVMVLDVPEWQAER; encoded by the coding sequence GTGGCCGTTCCCACCGAACCCGCCGACGTGACCGTTCGCGGCGTCGAGGAGTCGGATCTGGGGTCGGTCGTACGGATCGAACGGGCCGCGTTCGGCCAGCCGTGGCCCTACACCGCCTTCGAGCGCTTCCTCGACGAACCCGCGTTCCTGGTCGCCATCCGCGACCGCGATGGGGCGGACGGCCCGGGACGCGACGGCGACGTCGTCGGCTACGTCGTCGGCGACGTGACCCCCTCCTTCGGCCGCGACGTCGGCCACGTGAAGGATCTGGCCGTCGCGGAGTCGGCCCGCGGGCGGGGAATCGGCCGCTCGCTGCTCGTGCGGGCGCTCGTCTCCCTCGCAATCGAGGGGGCAAAGCTGGTGAAGTTGGAGGTACGGGAGAGCAACGCCGCCGCGCAGTCGCTCTACCGCGACGTGGGGTTCGAGACGGCGCGACGGGTGGATCGCTACTACCGCGACGGCGAGGACGCCCTCGTGATGGTGCTCGACGTGCCCGAGTGGCAGGCCGAGCGGTAG
- a CDS encoding sensor histidine kinase, with translation MSSVGRWLRRDPGRVGMWSLWSVFLGAYVLFFYRYNGAREIADAELDGYLEVILLGVPLVVLFGATVWMSESDVDRSLHHRVVAWTVGVSVLFLVAVSTALFVLDPQYDRGEHLLMLLMSTGFGASMGTVTGIVETRSIHYGRARERAAVEARRRKHEQRRLEYLNQYLRHEVLNEVNKINGYAGLVASRLDDDDVREWVEVIERSSDEVGTFIGSIRTIVNDDRESLEVRPTDVTAVAETTADRVGTTDDDTDVVVDAPGPVYAAAGDLLDRVFVNLVENAVEHCSGPTVRIVVRDEGDTVTARVSDDGSGIPEAVRATLFEPPESGDHGYGLFLSRHLVELYGGHLELEETGPDGTTFALCLEAARAPERRGDETADGAVPAAP, from the coding sequence ATGAGTTCCGTCGGCCGATGGCTGCGACGCGATCCGGGGCGTGTCGGAATGTGGTCGCTGTGGTCGGTGTTTCTGGGCGCCTACGTGCTCTTTTTCTATCGCTACAACGGAGCCCGCGAAATCGCCGACGCGGAACTCGACGGCTACCTCGAAGTGATCCTCCTCGGGGTGCCGCTGGTCGTCCTGTTCGGCGCCACCGTCTGGATGTCCGAGTCCGACGTGGACCGGTCGCTCCACCACCGGGTCGTCGCCTGGACCGTGGGCGTGTCGGTCCTGTTCCTGGTGGCGGTGTCGACCGCCCTGTTCGTCCTCGACCCGCAGTACGACCGGGGGGAACACCTGCTCATGCTGTTGATGTCGACGGGGTTCGGGGCGTCGATGGGGACGGTCACCGGCATCGTCGAGACCCGGTCCATCCACTACGGACGCGCCCGGGAGCGGGCGGCCGTCGAGGCCCGGCGGCGGAAACACGAGCAGCGGCGCCTGGAGTATCTGAACCAGTACCTCCGCCACGAGGTGTTGAACGAGGTGAACAAGATCAACGGCTACGCGGGGCTGGTGGCGTCCCGCCTGGACGACGACGACGTCCGCGAGTGGGTCGAGGTCATCGAGCGGTCGAGCGACGAGGTGGGGACGTTCATCGGATCGATCCGCACCATCGTGAACGACGACCGCGAGAGCCTCGAGGTGCGGCCGACCGACGTGACCGCCGTCGCCGAGACGACGGCCGACCGGGTGGGAACGACCGACGACGACACGGACGTCGTCGTCGACGCACCGGGGCCGGTGTACGCCGCCGCGGGCGACCTGCTCGACCGGGTGTTCGTCAACCTCGTCGAGAACGCCGTCGAGCACTGTTCCGGGCCGACGGTTCGGATCGTCGTCCGCGACGAGGGCGACACCGTCACCGCCCGGGTGAGCGACGACGGGTCGGGCATCCCCGAGGCCGTGCGCGCGACGCTGTTCGAACCGCCCGAGTCCGGGGACCACGGCTACGGCCTCTTCCTGAGCCGGCATCTCGTCGAACTGTACGGCGGTCACCTGGAACTCGAGGAGACGGGACCGGACGGGACGACGTTCGCACTGTGCCTCGAGGCGGCACGGGCGCCCGAGCGTCGGGGGGACGAGACGGCGGACGGGGCGGTGCCGGCTGCGCCGTGA
- a CDS encoding ABC transporter ATP-binding protein has translation MTERTDGADADAAPGRVAELDDVTKEYRSGGETIAALSHVDFGVEPGEMVAVIGPSGSGKSTLLNVLGLLDVPTSGTVRLDGDDVTDYDDEARTMARRRTIGFVFQSFHLVPMLTATENVLVPTMFVDGDRTPRARTLLERMGLGDRLDHRPDQLSGGQRQRVAIARALVNEPRLVLADEPTGNLDRDTGRRILEEFERISTEEEVGVVAVTHDELVTEFTDRTVELVDGVIQ, from the coding sequence ATGACCGAGCGCACGGACGGCGCCGACGCGGACGCCGCCCCCGGTCGCGTCGCCGAACTCGACGACGTGACCAAGGAGTACCGGAGCGGCGGCGAGACGATCGCCGCCCTCTCCCACGTCGACTTCGGCGTCGAGCCCGGCGAGATGGTCGCCGTCATCGGCCCCAGCGGCTCCGGCAAGAGCACGCTGCTCAACGTGCTCGGCCTCCTCGACGTGCCCACCTCGGGGACGGTGCGCCTCGACGGCGACGACGTGACCGACTACGACGACGAGGCGCGCACGATGGCCCGCCGCCGGACCATCGGCTTCGTCTTCCAGTCGTTCCACCTCGTGCCCATGCTGACGGCCACCGAGAACGTGCTCGTGCCCACGATGTTCGTCGACGGGGACCGGACCCCGCGGGCGCGGACGCTGCTGGAGCGGATGGGGCTCGGCGACCGCCTCGACCACCGACCCGACCAGCTCTCGGGCGGACAGCGCCAGCGCGTCGCCATCGCCCGGGCGCTGGTGAACGAGCCGCGACTCGTGCTCGCGGACGAACCGACCGGGAACCTGGACCGGGACACCGGCCGGCGCATCCTGGAGGAGTTCGAGCGCATCAGCACGGAGGAGGAGGTCGGCGTGGTGGCGGTCACACACGACGAACTGGTGACGGAGTTCACCGACCGCACGGTCGAACTGGTCGACGGGGTGATCCAGTGA
- a CDS encoding DUF5810 domain-containing protein: protein MGLACPVCETPQRDAEHLANHLAFTAMLHGDAHERWLDETVPGWESEGAAELAPVVADHAESADYDEVFEESLPEGRRDHDHDHGVPTGTDAAPSFDGGDLDDDARRTLAEAREMTRAMLGEADDDGATDDDGKA, encoded by the coding sequence ATGGGACTCGCCTGTCCGGTGTGCGAGACGCCTCAGCGCGACGCCGAACATCTCGCCAACCACCTCGCCTTCACCGCCATGCTCCACGGCGACGCCCACGAGCGGTGGCTGGACGAGACGGTCCCCGGGTGGGAGAGCGAGGGCGCCGCGGAACTGGCGCCCGTGGTCGCCGACCACGCCGAGTCGGCCGACTACGACGAGGTGTTCGAGGAGTCGCTCCCGGAGGGGCGACGTGACCACGACCACGACCACGGCGTCCCGACCGGCACCGACGCCGCGCCGTCGTTCGACGGGGGCGACCTGGACGACGACGCCCGGCGCACCCTCGCGGAGGCCCGCGAGATGACGCGGGCGATGCTGGGCGAGGCGGACGACGACGGGGCGACCGACGACGACGGAAAGGCGTAA